From the Chaetodon auriga isolate fChaAug3 chromosome 17, fChaAug3.hap1, whole genome shotgun sequence genome, the window ACCCTTTCAGGGGTCCTGTCCTGAAACAACAATCTTTCCCCTAAACATGGCCCACCCAATCTGAGCCAACCCTCCCCCAAAATAAACCTCTCTGTTGGTCCGACCAGGACCTTGATAGCAATGCCTTTTCCTTTCCACAGAAAATTCATGAGAAAGCTTCATCAACCAattaaacacttaaaaaaaggGGGCAAAaaagagggggggaaaaaaacccaCTAAATCTGAAATCAACCAAAACATCTTGTCAGGTTTGAAGTACCACACCAAAGAGGTGATAGGAGGGGGATCcttatttcttctttgtgtttatagtgtttaaaaaaaaaaaaaaaaaaaaaagtcaacacaCCCGTgctggggaggaggagagcggtCGAGGGGTGCGTACATGTGAGGGCAGGTGACATTGTAGCGAGCCCTCAGAAGTACATTCtcacagagatgcagagaggtGAGGTGGGTGGAGGTTAAGCCACACTTAAAAGTTCAAGTAAGACAAGGAGGGGTGGATGTTTGGTTGGGTTCTGATAACCTTTGACCCCTGAGATGAGCATTACGACCccttgtcttctttttcttcttctccccctgGACTCCGCTGCATCTGTCCGTCCGTCGAGTCTTCGGGCAGATTCGGTCACCATTCCTCCAGGTCCACTGGATCTTCACTTCCTGCGGGGCAGTGGAGGTTGGGCTCCAGAGGGGGGCTTAGGttgctgctgcctcctcacCTGGGCCAGGATTTCCTGAATCTTCCTCTGGGCCAGCTATAGGATGTGAGAAAATGGGAAGATCAGATCACAGCACAAAGGAATGAAGCCATACTCAGTAGCCATTTCTACCTGCAAACCAGGCGGCAAGTACCTGACTGTAAGACTCCACggagatgaggagagacacTCCGTAAGTCATGTGCTTCTGGAGAAATCAGACTTTTGCCTTCCTGAGGTACTTAACATGTTTATCTTCTTTGTAGAAACCCACCTGGCATGCAAAGAAGTGTCCGCTGATCTTGACTATAACCTGGTCATTCTCATCAGGCGTCTGGTCCCGGGGCACCACCACTTCTGCACAGGTCAGATTCTGCAGCTCGTTTACCTGCAGCCACAATACAGAGACCAAACAAAATTTCAAGATTGAAAGTTTTTTCAGTTGTTACGACAAACTTCACGTTTGCAATGCTCTCGCTTGGGTCTGTTCAGCTCGCGCAGTGATAAATGGATTAATGCTCGTTTACCGTTTTTCCACCCTTCCCGATGACTCGTCCAGCAGCAAAGGAAGGAACCTTGATATGAGCCTCCAGCTTCACCTCTTCTTTGGGTCCGAAGAAATTCTCTTCCTTCAGCTTCCCAAAGATGCGACACTGAGCCTGAGTACAGATTATTCACGTTGCATTTAGAAAGTGGGACATTTTTCCCAGAAAACGAGCAAATgtacagcagaaaaaacacatttctctgctgGCCGTAAAGAGCCACTTACATACTAATAAAACCTGTAAATGAAACAAGAAATGACTGactgcaaaataaatgcaaGACCTGCCAAACAGCTGTTGCCATCAAATTTAACTACATGGCTCCGTTCTTTTATTTCTctattttatgtgtttatatggCTGTGACGAGGTACAACACCTTAAACTGAGCCTCTGGTGGTCCAACGATGATGACCATCCTCTGCTTGGCATCCATTCCTTCTGCAGGGGCAATCTGAAGGAGGGCAGACAGCcagcatttaaaataaaaaaataaaaaatggcaaCCTTCACTTACGCTTCCAATTCCTATCAGTCACTCAACAAATAGACAGCTGGCATCGACACGTCATCATTGAGATTCAGAACTTCACCTCCTGTCTGTCACTCACCTTGATTGAGGCTCCGGCAAAGTGTGACAGCTGTTTGATGTGTTGACCCTGTTTTCCAATGATGGCTCCCACTGCAAGCGCTGGGATGAACAGGTGAACCGTCTCCGACTCTGGGTGTCCCTGCTGGGTACAGACGCGTTAGTGCTACTGTGACCGGCAGATCACACAGACAGTACCTGCCGACCACCTGCTCAGGTCCGGCCACCGATGCTTATGGAAATGCAGACGGTGGGTCTAGCAAAAGCTGTTCGGCTCTTGAAGCTACACTGGAGCTCATCCCCTCCACTTGagaacaacaaacagctggTCAGAACAGATATCGTCCTCTGTTTAATTCTGTTGTCAAAGGCCACAACCTGAGTTTGCCACATGCATCAGCCAGATAATGccatctgagaaaaaaaaaacaatcaggtGGAAACATGGTATCTGGGTATGAAGTTCATGTTTTTGCCAGCACACTCCACAATAGAGGAGTGTGTCATCAGAGATTGCCGTGCTCCTGATGCCTTGTTGTGAAcacatgttttacagtgtgcCATTGACTTCAGCAGGTGGTTGCATCGTCAAAGAGGAACAACAAGTAGCCCTGTTGATTTTGGATCGAGCCCAATATTCCAGGCAGTGTGTCAGGTGAGCGCACACTAACAACCTGCTCTGGCAGCCTCCAAACCTGGACAAGGGCTTTTCTGTGCAGACGATGCTTTACCCggtcgaaaaaaaaaaatcttccttAAAAACTGCAAATGCAGCTTGTTTGGCAGAGATGACACCGTAAAACATCTGGTGACACTGCGATAACTACGACATGGAGCAAAGCTACCGTTTCCCTCCATGCACCAGGTTAACTGCTGCACACAGATTAGAGCCTGACTGAAAGGTTAAAGATCAAGGGGGCAAACTGGGGAAGAACTTCGATGTAGCAAACCCTGTCCCCCTAATCCTGCAGCGAGCAGCCACAAGCCGTGCAAAGCACTTTGGGGCGGGTGACTTACAGCAAGGGGCTGGCTGCTCGCCGACAGCATAGAAGCCCAAAATGGCCCTTCACCCCCATAAGGACTGCactaaaggaaaaaagaaacatgaaactgaGTTGCTACAGACTaaatgtctgcttttgttttcatgaattCTCATCAGCCTGACCCAAGAGCTGCAGAATATCGAGtttaacatgaaaacacagccagTCCTGGCTTTGAAATGGTAGGGTTATGGAGCAAACCACTGCCCTTCATGTGTCAAGGAGACGGTCACTTACTCCAAATGATGAGCATCCACCGTGGGCTCCAGGAGGAGGGACACTGGACATGGAGGGACCCATGCCTGGTGCGCCACTGGGGAACAAACCCAAAGCGTTCAGATTCAAGCCTGGAATCAGGttggactggagctggagagaaaagagcattGCGATTAACACAATACACATCACAAGATGTATTTATCTCCTTGTAGCCAGCATGCACATTGTGCAGTAAGCTTTATTTTCCACATGCAGTTCTCATGTATCCAAAGCTGTAGTCTGAATATTCCTGCTTTTTTTAGTAATCTGACATATCAAGAAATACATTCATGTCCTTCAGGTTTAAAGCATTAAGGCAAACCTGGTTGACACATTATAACCCTGCTGGAAAACCGTCTCTGAAGGTTTTTCAGAGCGTGTGAATTTATTTATATGACTGATTCGCGATGTGAACGAGCTGCTATGGAAGCTGCGTTTCCAGATCACTGTTGTGCAAGTCAAAACCATTATCTGATTCACTTCCTACAAACAGCAGTGtctgttatttttcttattttttacgTTAACTTAGTCACAGTAATCGTCTACTTACGTTCATAGCAGCCATGTCACTCTCATACGACTCCCTGATcttcttcatcacctcctcctcggCTCTTGCGCACGCCTCGAGGGAGCCCTTCACCGTGATGGTCCGCTCTGGGTTGTACAGGGTCAAGTCCTGGAGACTGGACAGAGCAGTGTAGTAATGCTGACACCTTGGCAAATGCTACACCATTAAGTAGGCAGCCCAAgtggcacttttttttcttttttgaatgGGCTCTTACGGTGAAATTGTGATCTTGGTCCCCGTATCCATCTCGATTTTCTTCAGGTTGCGTCCTTCCTTACCAATCAATCTTCCTACAAAGTTGTTGTGTGCAAGTATCTTCAGTGGGATCTCTTCAGTACTACATAAGACAGACATGCGCAGATAGATGCTCGTCAGCCGTGACTTAACGTTCAGATCAGACGTTAAATCACTGGACATCTGCGTGAGTTTAACAAAATGAGCGTGTCTTGTCTTACACTATATTCTGTTGCTGTCTTTACTCACAATTTTGTGTCGATGGCTTCCTTCTGCATGATCTCCATGATGGTCGCACAAGCGTTCGAACAGCCGTCAGGCGTGGAGTGAATTGTGATGGGCTTCTCTGCTGCGCCTGCGTTTTCTTTCCGATGGATGTCAATCCTAGAACAACAGGGAGGGCGAGGCAAACTTACTTGTATGGCAGCTTTCGACAACAAGGCAGTTCAGAGTGCTTTACACGAGACAAAAGCCATGATATAGAAGACAGAAGAAATACAAGGCCACATACACCAATGGAATTTACAAGGATTaagacaaagtaaaacagaCGATTGAAACAAGCTAAGGCAGAATAAGACCTTTAACTGAAGATGTGAATACGGCTTTTTAAGTGAATAAAATTCTTCTTTTAAATCAGGGTGTAAGACATTTCTCAGGGT encodes:
- the igf2bp3 gene encoding insulin-like growth factor 2 mRNA-binding protein 3 isoform X2, which produces MNKLYIGNVSAEASEEDFETIFEQWKIPHSGPFLVKTGYAFVDCPDEKAAMRAIDILSGKVELHGKVLEVEHSVPKRLRSCKLQIRNIPPHMQWEVLDGMLAQYGAVESCEQVNTDTETAVVNVRYAAKDQARLAMEKLNGSMMENYALKVSYIPDETAAPEGPSAGGRRGFNTRGPPRSGSPGLGARPKVQSDIPLRLLVPTQFVGAIIGKEGATIRNITKQTHSKIDIHRKENAGAAEKPITIHSTPDGCSNACATIMEIMQKEAIDTKFTEEIPLKILAHNNFVGRLIGKEGRNLKKIEMDTGTKITISPLQDLTLYNPERTITVKGSLEACARAEEEVMKKIRESYESDMAAMNLQSNLIPGLNLNALGLFPSGAPGMGPSMSSVPPPGAHGGCSSFGGHPESETVHLFIPALAVGAIIGKQGQHIKQLSHFAGASIKIAPAEGMDAKQRMVIIVGPPEAQFKAQCRIFGKLKEENFFGPKEEVKLEAHIKVPSFAAGRVIGKGGKTVNELQNLTCAEVVVPRDQTPDENDQVIVKISGHFFACQLAQRKIQEILAQVRRQQQPKPPSGAQPPLPRRK
- the igf2bp3 gene encoding insulin-like growth factor 2 mRNA-binding protein 3 isoform X1 — translated: MNKLYIGNVSAEASEEDFETIFEQWKIPHSGPFLVKTGYAFVDCPDEKAAMRAIDILSGKVELHGKVLEVEHSVPKRLRSCKLQIRNIPPHMQWEVLDGMLAQYGAVESCEQVNTDTETAVVNVRYAAKDQARLAMEKLNGSMMENYALKVSYIPDETAAPEGPSAGGRRGFNTRGPPRSGSPGLGARPKVQSDIPLRLLVPTQFVGAIIGKEGATIRNITKQTHSKIDIHRKENAGAAEKPITIHSTPDGCSNACATIMEIMQKEAIDTKFTEEIPLKILAHNNFVGRLIGKEGRNLKKIEMDTGTKITISPLQDLTLYNPERTITVKGSLEACARAEEEVMKKIRESYESDMAAMNLQSNLIPGLNLNALGLFPSGAPGMGPSMSSVPPPGAHGGCSSFGQGHPESETVHLFIPALAVGAIIGKQGQHIKQLSHFAGASIKIAPAEGMDAKQRMVIIVGPPEAQFKAQCRIFGKLKEENFFGPKEEVKLEAHIKVPSFAAGRVIGKGGKTVNELQNLTCAEVVVPRDQTPDENDQVIVKISGHFFACQLAQRKIQEILAQVRRQQQPKPPSGAQPPLPRRK